A part of Pseudarthrobacter phenanthrenivorans Sphe3 genomic DNA contains:
- a CDS encoding Rieske 2Fe-2S domain-containing protein, translated as MSVTEEHQSQLSDKLRHNLEKGLHDVQAKWTVPTAFLNDPEVHDVERERVFGRSWVYLAHESEIAKPGDYVVRYIAEDQFIVTRGEDGNVRAHLNSCRHRGMQICRAEMGNASHFRCPYHGWTYNNGGKLVGVPAGKEGYDNKLEKADWNLRSIPQLDTYKGMIFGCLDPHAESLSDYLGDFKFYLDIVMDRSDAGMEVVGAPQRWIVDANWKLGSDNFVGDAYHTMMTHRSMVELGMAPPDPMFALYGEHVHTEHGHGIGIIGPPPGIPLPEFMGMPDNIIDEMKARLKPEQVEIFRPNNFIHGNVFPNLSIGNFMISKDHVSAPIAFLTLRLWHPLGPGKMEVYSFFLVEKDAPDWFKEEGYKTYLHTFGISGAFEQDDAENWRSITRVLAGQFARKGDLNYQMGRGALTPDPDWPGPGVAYPMDYAEANQRNFLEYWMELMLEDRPVSDKPSEAHRSPNGAQGKGKVEALAGTKETVEA; from the coding sequence ATGTCTGTTACTGAAGAACACCAGTCACAGTTGAGCGATAAGCTACGACATAACCTGGAAAAAGGGCTGCACGATGTGCAGGCCAAATGGACCGTCCCGACAGCGTTCCTCAATGACCCCGAGGTACATGACGTCGAACGAGAGCGTGTGTTTGGCCGCTCATGGGTTTACCTGGCCCATGAGAGTGAGATCGCCAAGCCCGGTGACTACGTAGTCCGCTACATCGCGGAGGATCAGTTCATCGTCACTAGGGGCGAAGACGGAAACGTGCGTGCCCACCTTAACAGCTGTCGGCACCGTGGCATGCAAATTTGCCGCGCGGAAATGGGTAACGCCTCCCACTTCCGCTGCCCCTACCACGGCTGGACGTACAACAACGGAGGAAAGCTCGTAGGTGTCCCCGCCGGCAAAGAAGGGTACGATAACAAACTCGAAAAAGCGGACTGGAACCTGCGCTCCATCCCCCAACTCGACACCTACAAAGGCATGATTTTCGGTTGCCTTGACCCCCACGCCGAATCGCTTTCCGACTACCTAGGTGACTTCAAGTTCTACCTGGACATCGTGATGGACCGCAGCGACGCCGGCATGGAAGTGGTCGGGGCCCCGCAACGCTGGATCGTTGATGCCAACTGGAAGCTCGGATCCGACAACTTCGTCGGCGACGCATACCACACCATGATGACTCACCGCTCTATGGTGGAACTCGGGATGGCTCCACCGGACCCCATGTTCGCGCTGTACGGCGAACATGTGCACACCGAGCACGGTCATGGCATCGGAATTATCGGCCCGCCGCCGGGAATCCCCCTACCCGAGTTCATGGGAATGCCGGACAACATCATCGACGAGATGAAAGCGCGGCTCAAGCCGGAACAGGTCGAGATATTCCGGCCGAACAACTTCATCCACGGAAACGTTTTCCCCAACCTGTCCATCGGAAACTTCATGATATCGAAAGACCACGTTTCCGCTCCAATAGCATTCCTCACGCTGCGTCTGTGGCACCCCCTCGGCCCTGGAAAAATGGAGGTCTACTCCTTCTTCCTGGTCGAAAAGGACGCACCCGACTGGTTCAAGGAAGAAGGCTACAAGACGTATCTTCACACCTTCGGAATTTCGGGCGCCTTCGAACAGGACGACGCAGAAAACTGGCGGAGCATCACCCGCGTCCTGGCTGGTCAATTTGCCCGCAAGGGTGACCTGAACTACCAGATGGGCCGTGGCGCACTCACACCGGATCCGGACTGGCCCGGCCCCGGTGTGGCCTATCCGATGGACTACGCGGAAGCCAACCAGCGAAACTTCCTCGAATACTGGATGGAACTCATGCTTGAGGACAGGCCAGTTTCGGACAAGCCTTCGGAAGCCCACCGCAGCCCAAACGGGGCTCAGGGGAAGGGCAAGGTCGAGGCACTGGCTGGCACCAAAGAGACTGTGGAGGCCTAA